Genomic segment of Seriola aureovittata isolate HTS-2021-v1 ecotype China chromosome 1, ASM2101889v1, whole genome shotgun sequence:
gggtaaaaaaaaacctaactGTCTATAACACTGAACACTGCTAAATTTCAGATACATGTTAAAGATATGATTGTGTATATTGACTAATGCTGCTTGTTCAAAGAAaaatttgtttctttattcCTAAATGTAAGGATTCAGTTAAGGGAGGCGTGGTCATTGTCCACCAGATCCAAGACGGAAAGCACCAGTATGAAGTTGGAAATGTGGTGAAGTACAAAAATGCAACTGgagaaaaaatgtttgtcaGGTATGACTCAGACACTGTTTATCcgactttttgttttcattgcaaaCCCAAGTTTTCTCAgtgaataatacatttttttcaatgctTGTGGAAAACGTATCCAGTCTCTGAGATTGGATAACTAATTTCTTGTGttatactaaaataaaaatcaagaatAGGAATCAATTTATTTATGGCATTTTTGAAGCCCCTCCGAAAATAagctaaaaaaaatcaattaacaaataaaaatcacaaaaagacacaggattctaaaagaacataaaaagcttttaaaaaatgacccTGACAATGATAATTTTAACCCCTCTCATAGAAAggacatagaaaaaaaacaaaagatatggGATTTctaaaagtaaattttttataaaaacagtaaaataatcaTCTCATTGCTGTCAGTTATggcacataaacaaaaacaagatcagagagaacattaaaaaagaaacataaaccCTTGCAGAAGAGAGGGTGAGTCAATAAAAATCTTTTGATTCATAATTCAAAGCTCAGTCAGTGCCAGCAGAACAtaccactttctaataaggCATACGTTATAATAGTGTttataaatagtaaataatgattttaatgatgttaATTCGCCCTGAaattattagttgattaataGATTTTTTGATCAACAAAAAATTTATTGgaaactattttaatattttgtcatttatcattCCGAAACCCCAAACAttgcaggagaggagacaaactGATGCAGATAAACGGCGTAGACCTGCAGCTTCTCACACCTGAGGAGTTAGCACAGATGCTAGCTGACGGTAATCCAATGCTGGTGAGTTCATGGGCTTCCACTGTCTTGACTTTATTCTTTTCTCTATTGTATTTCGGTCTTTTAATCTGAGAAGACGTACCCTACCCAGGAGCGTGGTGGCACCTTATTTCCTCCTAAAGACCCAAGTAATGTTTGTTAATGAGTGAAACTAcaatttgtattttacattacagAGTAAGAAGAAGACTGTTCTGAGGCTGTTATCTCCTTATTACTCTTTAATCACGCAGTAACAACAAGGTTATTATGACCAGTTTTTTCAAACTTAAGTTTCATTTCCCTTTACCTTTCTCACTCTTTCTACCTCTTTCCTCTGAAAAGTCAAGTCATTACTTCCTTGTTCCccatacttttgttttttcttccaccaTACCTACACTAGGTATCGGTAAGAATCTGTATGTTATTAGCAGGCTGTATTATAGTGTTATCACATGACATCAATTGTTGAGGTTTAGATTACTACGGTaacactgtttttatattaaatgataTTGCATTGCGCTGGAAGTAGGTCAACATAACATGACTTTGCACTGTCTACATGTAGGTATTGACCAGTGGAAGAACACAGTGAAGAATACAGTGCCAGTAAAAAGTTTGGACGCACTTTGTCCAAATATTTCACTGGTTCTGAATGTACTTCTGTGGTTTAAGGTGGAATTTAACACATAAAGTGTCCGACAGAAAAAGACACTGTCAATGCTCAATCTGACCCGACGTCCGTTTCTCTCTACCATCTCTTTAGAAGGTGCACAAGGCGGCCAAGGTGAAAGAGCACAATGAGCAGCCTTCCAGCGATGCAGACACTTTACATCCCGTCTCCATGGAATCCACAACTCTCAGATTCAGCACGgagatgaggagggaggaggagaatgaaGTCGAGGAGGATGGGAATCTGGAGGAGGACGTTTGCGAAGGAGAAACTATGGAGAACGGAGAGAAGACGGATCTGCTTATCGTCACCATGAAGAAAACCAGCGTGTCTGTGGTGAAAGGGAGGGCCTGCAACCCCGGGAGTCCCTGTCAGGGATGTAATGGGATAGGATGTAGTTACAATGACGTCGTCATGGTGGCAGAATCCAGCACAGTGACGCTTGGTGAGGAagttctcttctcttctcttctcttctcttctcttctcttctcttctcttctcttcctttctcttctcttctcttctcttcccttttcttttcttctcttctcttctcttctcttctcttctcttctcttctcttcctttctcttctcttctcttttcttcccttttcttctcttctcttctcttctcttctcttctcttcctttctcttctcttacCTTCTCTTCCCTTTTAACCTGACCAgttaatgaaatgaaaccatctgtTGGGGAAATTTTTCTTCGGTGGAACTGAGACATTAattatatgtcatatatatctatatatatatctatatatagatatatagatatatatcttATATGTAATAAACTTTACTATATGCGCTCTGTTTGACTGCTCCCTGCTTCTCTTTCAGTTGCAAGAGGAAGCACCTTCAAAAAGGACAAGGTCGAGCGGGAAAATGTTTCAGTGGTACATGTGGCCACCCACCAATATCTCAGAGGTCTCTGCTCGCAGAAAACCATCTATGCTTCCCCAAATCCAGGTTAGTCATTGAGAGCAGCACGGAGCAACATGGTACGAAATAATCACCTGAATGATTTAAATGGCAGTAAtcacatttctatttatttatttgtctgtttgtttgtttgtttatttatattgtgtGCATGTCTATCCAGAGAAAATCACCATCTACCACTACAAGTCAACCATTATGGGGAGGTCTTTCAAAGGAATACCAGTGGTCCTAAACTTTACCGGCTCCAACTGTTTCCTCAGGTGCTGCAAGGAAGGAGAGACGGTGTTCCTACAAGTGGAGGTAACAATTATGTTGAATTGTTGAGTATGATGAAAGAGAGATGAACCACTGACATTGAAAACACGACACTGTTGTTCTATTGCTCCATTGTGTTGAACCTCAAGAGGTTATTTAGAGTCAGTCCTacatacactgtcctgctgctgtaaatactcactataACGCACCAAATGTGTACTAATCCGcctctgaaaatagtcccaacaaatgcactatgtATAGTTACAACTAGTAACATTTGGTAAAAACTACttttaggaaattactttgtcccttttaaaaatgatttacaacTTCGAAGTGAAAATTAGACTAATGCATTCTTGATTTTGggaatttgttgacaataagcTGAAtaaagaatacaaaaaaaaattacatacatttaaaacagataaaGCCTATCCACCAAGACTCAGCCATGGTTATGAACAATGTATCTGAACATTCAAAACTAATCAGCTCTCTAAAAGAGTTTCAACATTATAACCGTCATATaggatttattacaggactgttgtattagattgcAATAACGCTACCACTACTACTTATCAAAACAACagattacaaagtgctttacaagaacaaaatgaaaaaggaaacacaaaaaagaataaaacaacttAACATGTTACATACAAACAATACTGTGTATTTCACGCACAAACCAACCTGCATACACATACGTTATAAAGAGTCTATTTTATAAAGAGTGCAGtcttgagataacttctgttatgaGTTTGTGcgatataaataaaataaaataaaataaaaaaaagaagaatgctgtgaatacacacatgcaggaaaACTTACCCAAATTAAATAAGATTACAAGAAAGATGATTCAATTCTAAATAGGAGAGAATTTTAAAACAGTATTAAATTTGGTTAAAAGTTCATGGAACTCATCCCTGAAACCATCGAACCCTACTACTATTTCAGGGAAGTAAGAAGTACAGTATATTACTAAAACTATTGAagtgaaattgttttgttttcaatttaaaCGTGAGTTAAACAAGTTGATTATTAGAATTCTGATACTAGAAAGCAAAGTAATCCACACTTTTGTCGTTGTAGACGTGCGAAAAGCAGAAGCTGAAGCAGATCTCCAAGTCTGATGAGAGCACCCTCTCCTTCGTCTTCTACATGAAGACCGTCCCTTCAAATCGCACAAAGTTTGAGTCAGTGCTGCACCGCGGATGGTTCATCCAAATACTCAACACGGACTCAGTGGTGAGGATGCAAACCCTGGATGGACAGCAGGAAGAGCACACATTCCTCTTTATCATTCAGAAGTGATGGAGAGTCATTTTCTTCAGGTGCATCCACAGTTCTTAGTCAAGTCAGTTTAACATTCAAAATTCTCTTGTGAATTTTTGTTTGGGTCTTGAAGTTGATGTTAAACTTAAGAAAAACATGAGGGGAGCTCTGTGGTTTGAGATATCTGGTCCAGTAAAGGAAACCAAGGTCACTGTGTCAAATTCTGCTATTGCAGAAGTGCGTAGATATGTATCATACAACTATGTCTAAttcaaaacatttgtgtgtatgtgtgtgtgtgtggtccagaCTTAGATATGTGAGATCTTTTTTTGGaaatcagttgttgttgtttaaagtGAAACTTTTGTTACATGCATGAATATTTTGTGTATGTAACTTTATATAttcaaaatgagtaaaaaaaagttgatgtgataataattttatttatttaacactttTGAATGTACATTATTATGAGATGTGAGAAAAATTACGTGTCATATAAACTATGTACATGAATCCaattaacacaaacattaattgAATTCTGAATGACTCGCTATATTAAGCTTGTACTTAGTGCTTTTGATCATATAATGTCAACATGTACAGATATATTACTGATGTATTACCACCCAAACTGTACATGCACATAttataaataagaaataaaactgcTTCCATTGGTCaactgtgtattttgtgtatgtTACAATAATTGAACGCGTTGaatccacacacactgtcattacCATGTTCTTTGAAAATGCAGCATTTCAGTAATATACATGAGACTTACATTTTCAATAAACTTAGCACTGGCTATATGTGGTAACCAAATACTTTGTTTTGCCTGACTTCATTTTCTTATGCACCTATCTACCACATGTGCATtacaacatttaatttgaaatttagGACCAAGAGtgtgaaatattattataaaaatggcTGACTGTCATAGCCTTTTACTGAATACAGCAAAAAATAAGGTTGGATATTTTTGAATTATACAAACGTAATGTTCTGCAAATCACAAAATACAATTTGAAAGcaacaatagaaaaaacaatgtaCTGTCTGAAAGGACCTATATTGTTATGAGTAAAATATATTGTACTCAAAAGaatgctatgacttttgtactttaacttttattttgactaaTTTTGCACTTAGTGTGTTCATGATATAATAATACAACTTAAAATACACTTGACAACACTTAAAAGGGCTATAGTAACGCTCTAGTAAAGTTATTAAGTTTATCGCTGTACTCGCAACGTGTCTTCTACaatgagtaaacagctgttaatgtttacattggctatgtagcaatagcaaaaacttacatatagcacctttaagtAAGATTGACTGTGCTATCTTGAGATCTCattaagttataaaaattatatttaaatacacCCTTTTTCTTAATgcaaacatttaatattaatattaatatttcaagtataatgttttcatatgtgTTTTTTCAGTTATTCAATTTATATTAATAGCTGTTCAAAAGACATTAGTTAATTTAAATATACACAAAGtacatggtaaaaaaaattattctaTTTCTACAAAAAAGTCTGATTAATTGCACTTAATGGTATATCAAACTAGAATAGTAAAATAAACTTAAGTGTAGTGAAGTATATGTTAAGCTGTACTTCTTATTATACCACAAATATTATATTAGTATATCAAAGTTGTGCAGTTTAAGTGGATTTACATGGAGGTATACCAAGTGCACTTTTTACAGGGGCAttcactatactataacaatGAGAGACAAACTAAAACctttacacatatacacaataaGAGATGTTGATGTTTGATGAGAGGCCATGCAGCACCGGTGGAAGAGGGAAAGGCTTTATCAGATCAAGAATTTTCGCTTTCTTATTCTTGGACAGTGACTATGAGCCTACTGTACGAGAACACCTTTCTTCTGTGCTTCGCTGAATCAGAATCCAGTTTGTTCGTCATCACTGTCCTCAAAGGCTTTGTTAGTTTGTGCTTCAACGGATGCATCGTAGGGATTCTCCATGCCTGTCTTCGCAGATTTCCTACAAAGCACAGAGAGGAACACAACATGTCTCACAGTCGTGCAAGTAATTGGTCTAACATGTTAGTGACGAGTCCGGAGACCAAACTCACATCTTGCGCTCTCTGACACCAGACACGACGAGGTAGATGCCCATTAGCACCACGATTCCCATGACCACTCCAAACACCACGAGCCACACCTCCACCGGCTGCTCCACGGGAGGGGCCAGTGTTGCTGGGATACCCAAGAATTCCAGCGTCAAGTCATCCAACTGGAAGGCGTCGTTGATTCGGCCTCGAGATAACCTGagatcaataatgaaaacaatgaaatggGTTTATTATTGCTCACACTTATTAAATGTCATCAACTATAGCAGCAAGAAATTGAACTCAAATCCTTatgtttgaaaaatatatatgtgtgtttgtttgtgtgtgtgtgtatagatacAGTAAGACAATGACAGTGTTAACATGCTGCTGTTAAGTTgttaatgtttaccatgttcactatCTCAGTTTATCATAgtgacatgctaacatttgctaattagcactaaactctaagtacagctgaggctcatgAGAATAAATTtttcaggtatttggtcataaaccaaagaaatggaccttgagttattacaattcatcttGAGGAGGAAATTAATGTTGCAAAGTCAAGGCATCACcgaagtcattaggattcaatCTCTGGGCACCATGAGTTTTAACAAAATAGGGTAATTcattcaatagttgttgagaaatTGGTGGACTGGAGATCGTGTGACTAAAAATCCTtccaaataaatataataagcTAGGCTATTACAGCGGCTAAGGGGGTCTGTGAAATATACagggtaaaacaaaacaagtgtgttgcagtgtttggaatatactgtatgtaatcaAAATGCATTTGCGTGCTGAGCGAAGCTTGTGCCTCACCTGACGGCAGCCTGCACATCAGTCTTTGGGATATATGTAGAGGGATTTGCTGGGTTGGTGACCACAAAGTAGAAGGAGATTCTGGCAGTCTCTTTATATGTGAGGATGTTCTCTGCTCTGCAGGTGCAAACAGAATAACAAAAGagtaaggaaaacaaaaaataaagtgttgtcATAGTTTTAGGTTAACGCAGTTGATACTGACGTGAAAGGAAGGCTCTCGTTCTTTTGCATGTAGTACTGCCTCAGAGCGTACGCAATGTTGGCCTTGAACAGATACAGCTCGTTGGTATTCCAGACgtactgaaaaacattttagttcatTACTATTTGCCATGATatcaaacacactgcagttcACTTTACTTTCATGTGAAATCAGATACTGTAACTCTACAGTAATAACACCTCTAATAGTGATGAATAATACTCACAGCGTTATCGCCCAAGGCAGCCTTCAGACTTAGTCTCACTTTAATGGCATACTCTGAAtctgtaaataaatcaaatcatttatttgctttaataAATTAATGTGATTTGATCGTGTAAATAtttgacatgaaaacaccaatGACTTAAGTTTGTGTGGTTTTTTCCACTTCCTCAAAAAAGTCctctggaatttttttttaacttcagttGCTAGAAGTAACATCAAGTGTTAGTCACAGTTGTTACGTAATGACGAGAGAGTTGTATGTCCACAGATACAGATTATATGCTTCTGGGGCAGCTTTTCAGATCTATCAAAAGGTGTTCAATTGACTGTTTGGTTTGGATTCAAACACTATATAAAGATGATACAACGTTATAAATACACTCAACCCAGATAGATGTGCTGTGCGGGAAAGCTTAAAGgaagagttcaacattttggggaatatgCTTACTCATTTTTTAGCAAGACTTAGATGAGAATATTAATTCCACAATTTATATAAAGCTCCAGCCACAAGagggttagcttagcacaaatacCCATAAaaccatgttgtttttgcatttcggtttttgtatggattaaacaaacacgATATTACTTTAAGAAAATGAATGGTAAATATGGTGGTAATAACCTTTTGTACTCACATGGATCTATTGCTGTCTCCCAGCCTACCATCCTGTTGTGTTTCTTGTTCTCTACCTTCAGCCAGTCGTGAAGTTTTTGAAAATAGTCCAACAGGGGGCGGGCGTCCATCTTAGTGTCACCGGATATCGTATCCAAAGCCCTGGTCCATGACTGGGACCGTCCCAGCTCTAACATATTCCTAGGAGAAAATATTGctaatgatgatgttgatgatgataaattaCTGCTGCATTTATAACTGTGTACCACAGTGTAATTGAATGTGCTACAACAGAAACGAGATGTTATTTCTCTCTTAATTTCATGCAGGTACATGGACtattcaaacagaaaatgtacagGTTTATCACATGGATGACGAAAACAACTGAACAGACGTGAAAGAGGAACTGGAAGTCGGTCGTACCTCAGCTTGGTTCCTGCTGCTGTAGAACCTGTAATGTCACATGTAGACAAGGCGTCTGTGTGGCCGGATGCCTTGCAGAGCGCTTTTTGGAACTGAAACTGGTAGATGGTTCTCGTGAAGTACCTGTATTCACAACCAGtgagaaacgcacacacatggGTGATGTCTCATGGCAGAACTGGGACAATTTTCTTTACAGTAAGTAGCTTTCTAGTGCAACAACTAGCATACATATAACTGACCACTGTGATAAACCTATTCTGTTATAGTAGCAaattcttcatgtttttttaagtgtatAAGTGTATTTGGACCTGAAACTgactatatatactgtatataatgctctgttttaaatgttaaggATTTAAGAAATGGTTCTGCTCTAAAAACTACTACTAACTTGTTCTTTCCACCTAATTTCTCTGAGAATGTATAGACAGAACTGAAAAGATAACTCTCAGCAACACAGATTTCAAGACGATCCAGAATCAACATGGCTGGAGTTAggtgttatgtttttatttccgTGAAGTTTAGCTTTATAGAGGCAGCGTTACCTGATGAAAGAATAGTCTCCGGATACGTGGAACAGAGCGGGCGGGTCACAGTAAGTCTCATCTCTTGGCACTGGCTCCACCACGCCTACCAACTCCCTCctgtcatgacaacagagagTCAGCTATGGTGCAGGCTTTAAATCTGCCTGCAGTATGTCCACTTTTTATGTCATTACCATATTTGACTACAGTGATATTAGATGTCAACAGATGTTTTCTATAATTTACTACATAAATTATCTGGATCATTTATAGGTCTCTGCTTACTTCATCTCCCACCAGCGCTTCATCCATTCGTCCTTGGAGATGTTCCCTGCAAACACCTGCCACCTCCATTCGTCCAGCATGTAGGTGAATGGCAGTGTGGCCACGATGGTGAGCGCCTGTTTCAGCAGGAAGTTGATCTCCGTTTctgaaaggcaaaaaataaacaaaaagagtTTGTGATATAGAGAGGGAAAAGATCAGAAAGCTGAAGCCGAAGCAACATTTAGGCGTTAAGCTTTGTGGTAAGGATGTTGAATGAATTTTTACGGAGGAATACTATTCTTTTTTGGGACGTTTCAGTGAGCTTACTGCAGGTCATGTTATGCAGTAAACAGGTGAATACAGGTGTGATGTGGTCTTTGTAGGTAGCCCTAACAGTGCTGAGGTTAATCTTATCCTGCATGTCATTCAAGGGCAGCGACCCAAAGACACATCAGTCAGACCTACTTTTTCAAATTCAGATTCTCTACAGTGGGGTCAAAAAGTCTTCTCATTCTGGAAAAGTGATCTCAGACCTTTCAAAATTTGATATTGTATCTCCAGTTTAGTGTTTTCCATGGGTTTCTGCCAGGTCAATTGTTCATTAATATAGTTGCTTCTCTGATTTCTAAATATGTCAACAAAGCTTTGTCATATATGAAGCTATAAAACTAGTCTGGGTTCAACTCAAAAGTTcaacctgcaataactgatgttttggccacttgggggctgACTCTGGTGGAAACTGATGGGGGTGgtgctaattaattaattattttttaaataaaactattacTATAACTATGTTTTGGTTTGACAACTGTCAGTGTTATCTACATCCATCAGCAGTACCGTTATCATAGAAGAAGTCAGCCGGCAGGAGATCCAGGCTCTTCAGGTGTTTGGGCgtt
This window contains:
- the il1fma gene encoding interleukin-1 family member A translates to MDLGDSVKGGVVIVHQIQDGKHQYEVGNVVKYKNATGEKMFVRRGDKLMQINGVDLQLLTPEELAQMLADGNPMLKVHKAAKVKEHNEQPSSDADTLHPVSMESTTLRFSTEMRREEENEVEEDGNLEEDVCEGETMENGEKTDLLIVTMKKTSVSVVKGRACNPGSPCQGCNGIGCSYNDVVMVAESSTVTLVARGSTFKKDKVERENVSVVHVATHQYLRGLCSQKTIYASPNPEKITIYHYKSTIMGRSFKGIPVVLNFTGSNCFLRCCKEGETVFLQVETCEKQKLKQISKSDESTLSFVFYMKTVPSNRTKFESVLHRGWFIQILNTDSVVRMQTLDGQQEEHTFLFIIQK